From one Bacillota bacterium genomic stretch:
- a CDS encoding glutamine amidotransferase: MKLSICHLYPDLLNLYGDRGNIIILCQRLQWRGIRVELTEVSIGDEFEASKYDLLFMGGGPDQEQSAVSRDLAKKGPYLVEAVENGLVVLSICGGYQLLGKSYVSRTGDNLPGVGIFDAVTTAGTSRLRGNIAIRVHELPEDYPVVGFENHSGRTVLGTASPFGQVIFGAGNNGQDKTEGARYRNAFGTYLHGPILGKNPHLADYLLTLALRRRYGEIVLKPLDDSLEKVVNQQFFKRFGG, from the coding sequence ATGAAACTATCCATCTGCCATCTGTATCCCGATCTGCTTAATCTGTACGGCGACCGGGGGAACATCATCATCCTATGTCAACGCCTGCAGTGGCGCGGCATCAGAGTGGAATTGACAGAGGTCTCGATTGGGGATGAATTCGAGGCCAGCAAATACGACCTACTGTTCATGGGTGGAGGTCCGGATCAGGAACAGTCCGCTGTCAGTCGAGACCTGGCTAAAAAAGGCCCCTACCTCGTGGAAGCAGTGGAGAATGGGCTCGTGGTGCTCAGTATTTGCGGCGGCTATCAACTGCTCGGCAAAAGCTATGTTTCCCGAACAGGAGATAACCTGCCCGGCGTCGGGATCTTTGACGCCGTAACGACAGCCGGCACCAGCCGTCTTAGGGGAAATATTGCCATCCGTGTCCATGAACTACCGGAAGACTATCCCGTGGTCGGGTTTGAAAACCACTCGGGTCGGACGGTCCTCGGAACCGCTTCCCCCTTCGGTCAGGTGATTTTCGGTGCTGGTAACAATGGCCAGGATAAAACCGAGGGTGCCCGCTACCGCAATGCTTTTGGGACGTACCTGCATGGCCCCATCCTGGGTAAGAATCCTCATCTGGCTGATTACCTGCTAACCCTGGCCCTGCGTCGCCGGTATGGCGAGATTGTCTTAAAACCGTTGGATGATTCCCTCGAGAAAGTAGTCAACCAGCAGTTTTTCAAACGTTTCGGCGGTTAA
- a CDS encoding Mur ligase family protein: MTWRFPVARLVGRLIRFLAQTLGLGGTSLPGRVILGIDPDFIKHTIRQFDLVILITGTNGKTTTANLVAEILRRHGDEVIHNREGANMLSGIATALLDRPRRKSGRSVAVLEVDEGNLDLLCQHLKPSAVVVTNLLRDQLDRYWELQRLWQVIHDCLLSLPEATLILNADDSLVASLGYGHQRVQYYGVNQKPEQKSSIIEPREAHFCPLCEAPLRFEYFQYSHLGQYACTACAYTRPEPNYCVISYYIQAGTTSFKLRHPTGALSLTTFLLGFYNIYNVTAAVSLALSFNVPSATITAVVEDFLPPEGRSEVFYLRGKRCTLFLTKNPSGLTEVLKTINPKTTLGFLFAINDLAADGRDVSWLWDVDYTHLNEHPTFPIVCAGLRAGDMALCLKYNGIDPKRIKIQENRLKSILELLNEPVDELAILCTYTNLAPYRKLLCKLGDKHETIHLPSVSRSA; encoded by the coding sequence ATGACCTGGCGTTTTCCAGTCGCCCGGCTTGTGGGTCGGCTGATTCGTTTTTTAGCGCAAACCCTGGGGCTGGGTGGGACATCCCTGCCGGGGCGGGTAATTTTAGGGATTGATCCCGATTTCATCAAGCACACCATCCGGCAGTTCGACCTGGTAATCCTGATTACTGGAACCAACGGCAAGACTACCACCGCGAACCTGGTGGCAGAAATCCTGCGCCGGCACGGGGATGAAGTTATCCACAACCGTGAAGGCGCCAATATGCTGTCCGGCATCGCGACCGCGTTGCTGGACCGACCGCGGAGGAAATCAGGCCGTAGCGTGGCCGTTCTGGAAGTTGATGAGGGTAATCTTGACCTTCTCTGCCAGCACTTGAAGCCATCCGCTGTAGTGGTAACCAATCTGCTCCGGGATCAGCTTGACCGCTACTGGGAATTGCAGCGGCTCTGGCAGGTCATACACGACTGCCTGTTATCTCTGCCAGAGGCCACTCTGATCCTGAACGCTGATGATTCACTGGTCGCTTCCCTTGGTTATGGACACCAGCGCGTTCAATATTATGGGGTGAACCAGAAACCGGAACAGAAATCATCAATTATAGAACCCAGAGAGGCACACTTTTGTCCCCTTTGTGAAGCCCCCTTGCGCTTTGAGTACTTTCAGTACAGCCATTTAGGTCAGTATGCTTGCACCGCCTGTGCTTACACCCGCCCGGAGCCCAATTATTGCGTGATTAGCTACTACATACAAGCCGGTACTACCTCCTTCAAACTGCGCCACCCAACCGGTGCTCTCTCGCTGACCACCTTTTTGCTCGGGTTCTATAACATCTACAACGTCACCGCCGCGGTCAGTCTAGCGCTGTCTTTCAATGTCCCATCGGCCACCATCACCGCTGTTGTTGAAGATTTCCTTCCACCTGAGGGAAGGTCAGAAGTTTTTTATCTGCGCGGCAAACGCTGCACCCTTTTCTTGACTAAGAACCCCAGCGGATTGACGGAGGTCTTAAAAACCATCAACCCGAAAACCACCTTAGGCTTTTTGTTTGCCATCAATGACCTGGCTGCTGACGGCCGTGATGTCTCCTGGCTGTGGGATGTGGATTATACCCACCTCAACGAACACCCGACCTTTCCCATTGTCTGCGCCGGTTTGCGGGCGGGTGACATGGCCCTCTGCCTCAAGTACAATGGAATTGACCCTAAGCGCATCAAAATCCAGGAAAACCGTTTGAAGAGCATCCTAGAGCTCTTGAATGAACCAGTCGACGAACTGGCGATTCTGTGTACCTACACCAATCTGGCTCCTTACCGCAAACTACTCTGCAAGCTGGGGGATAAACATGAAACTATCCATCTGCCATCTGTATCCCGATCTGCTTAA
- a CDS encoding penicillin-binding protein 1A — protein sequence MSKLAIVLVVVFSPFVAGCNSWLSLPEPQLPVASQVFDVNGQVIAHLYQENRVEVPLKDISPYMRQAIVAIEDERFYQHVGIDPIGIARAIWVDLRAGRVVEGGSTITQQTVKNLYLTQERTLIRKFKELVLTIQLERRYTKDEILEMYLNTIYFGQGAYGIEVASQTYFGKPAKNLTLAESAMLAGIPRSPANYSPFRNLERAKERQGVVLDRLVKLGWISNEAAEKAREEPIRLAQPKERITRAPYLMDEIREYVISHYENGATLLYGEGLSIYTTIDLKMQEAAERAFSEVVAGTKPDVEGALVAIDPTNGYIKAMIGGRNFAQSKFNRAMQAKRQPGSAFKPFLYTAAIDRGYTAARTYMCEPTKFPQPDGTVYKPTDYGDKPYHYRPFTLKEALMISDNVVSVQLNQEIGPSVLVDYAHRMGIESYLRPYLSLALGTSEVTVLEMAKAYGPLASGGLLTRPFYLLKIVDRYGRVLEEHRPQVSQVLDPVTAYIVTDMLKGVLQSGGTGSHLAGIVGRPAAGKTGTTEEFRDAWFVGYTPQLVCAVWIGYDQPTQPVGIPGGRIAGPIWAKFMRDALAGVPPTDFPVPPGIVLANVDAENGYLATPWCPKTITAAFRAGTEPKEPCPQHAGPPLGLFFGP from the coding sequence CTGAGCAAACTGGCGATTGTCCTAGTGGTTGTCTTCAGCCCATTTGTTGCCGGGTGCAACTCCTGGCTTAGTTTGCCGGAACCTCAGTTACCGGTGGCTTCCCAGGTTTTTGATGTCAACGGCCAGGTCATCGCTCACCTGTATCAAGAGAACCGGGTGGAGGTACCGTTGAAGGACATTTCTCCTTACATGCGGCAGGCGATCGTGGCCATTGAAGACGAGCGGTTTTATCAACACGTGGGAATTGACCCCATTGGCATTGCCAGAGCAATATGGGTGGACCTGCGGGCCGGCCGGGTGGTAGAAGGCGGCAGTACGATTACCCAGCAGACGGTTAAGAACCTCTACCTGACTCAAGAACGCACCCTGATCCGGAAGTTTAAGGAATTAGTCCTGACTATCCAACTGGAACGACGGTACACGAAAGACGAAATCCTGGAGATGTACCTGAACACAATTTATTTTGGCCAGGGGGCATATGGGATTGAAGTGGCGTCCCAGACATACTTCGGGAAGCCAGCAAAGAATTTGACTCTGGCCGAAAGCGCCATGCTGGCCGGCATCCCGCGCTCACCCGCCAATTATTCCCCGTTTCGTAATCTGGAGCGGGCGAAAGAACGCCAGGGCGTGGTGCTCGACCGCCTGGTTAAGTTAGGCTGGATCAGCAATGAGGCGGCGGAGAAGGCCAGAGAAGAACCGATTCGGCTGGCGCAGCCGAAGGAAAGAATTACCCGTGCGCCATATCTCATGGATGAAATCAGGGAATACGTGATTAGTCACTATGAAAACGGGGCTACCCTGCTCTACGGTGAGGGCCTCTCCATCTACACCACCATTGACCTGAAGATGCAGGAGGCGGCGGAGCGAGCTTTTTCAGAAGTGGTGGCCGGGACTAAGCCCGATGTCGAAGGGGCGCTGGTGGCAATTGATCCCACGAACGGCTACATCAAGGCGATGATCGGGGGGCGGAACTTTGCCCAGAGCAAATTCAACCGGGCGATGCAGGCAAAACGCCAACCCGGCTCGGCCTTCAAGCCTTTCCTGTACACGGCGGCAATTGACCGGGGCTATACCGCGGCCCGGACCTACATGTGTGAGCCGACCAAGTTCCCTCAACCCGACGGCACGGTTTACAAGCCGACCGATTACGGGGATAAACCCTATCACTACCGTCCATTCACCTTGAAAGAAGCCCTGATGATTTCGGATAATGTGGTCTCGGTTCAGCTAAACCAGGAAATCGGCCCCTCAGTGTTGGTGGATTATGCCCACCGCATGGGGATTGAAAGTTACCTGCGGCCATACCTGTCCCTGGCACTGGGTACGAGTGAGGTAACGGTGCTGGAGATGGCGAAAGCCTACGGCCCATTGGCTAGTGGCGGGTTGCTGACCAGGCCGTTCTACCTGTTAAAAATTGTTGACCGCTACGGGCGGGTCCTGGAAGAACACCGGCCGCAAGTGAGCCAGGTCCTTGACCCGGTCACCGCCTATATTGTGACGGATATGCTCAAAGGTGTGCTGCAGTCAGGAGGAACGGGATCGCATCTGGCGGGGATTGTGGGACGGCCAGCCGCGGGCAAAACGGGAACAACCGAGGAGTTTCGTGATGCCTGGTTTGTGGGCTATACGCCGCAGTTGGTTTGCGCGGTGTGGATCGGCTACGACCAGCCGACCCAGCCGGTAGGGATTCCCGGTGGGCGGATTGCGGGCCCAATTTGGGCCAAATTTATGCGGGATGCCCTGGCGGGGGTGCCACCCACGGACTTTCCCGTTCCACCTGGGATCGTCTTGGCGAACGTTGATGCGGAGAATGGGTATTTGGCGACGCCCTGGTGCCCGAAAACCATCACCGCCGCTTTTCGGGCGGGAACGGAGCCGAAAGAACCTTGTCCCCAGCACGCCGGACCGCCTTTGGGCCTCTTCTTTGGTCCTTAA
- the corA gene encoding magnesium/cobalt transporter CorA: MIKTYFWNDTERKILHDIDLTIKDELLANPENLLWIDLYDCNDLELNYIGKIFDFHPLAIEDCLQTSPRAKVDKYDKYYFFVFHALHYDEESDDEITTSELDVFLGQNYIVTIHKTALAAVGKVAKRCLQQNMLMDRGPDYLLYSIIDNIVDDYFPIVERIGERIDELEDEIYVNPAREVSDEILALKRTILLLRKVILPQKRIFANVGGRYSFEIRPENQPFYMDLVDHLERITDTTDTYRDLVNNTLDSFFSVLSNQTNEVIRVLTLASTIMMPLTLIASVFGMNVPIPYQDHPMEFWAILGGMFAMSGGMIVLFKRKRWI; encoded by the coding sequence ATGATCAAGACTTACTTCTGGAATGATACCGAGCGTAAGATCTTGCACGACATTGACCTGACGATCAAAGACGAGCTCCTCGCTAACCCGGAAAATCTCCTCTGGATCGACCTCTACGACTGCAATGACCTGGAGTTAAACTACATTGGCAAAATTTTCGACTTCCACCCACTGGCGATTGAGGACTGCCTGCAGACCAGCCCCCGGGCGAAAGTCGATAAATACGACAAGTACTACTTCTTCGTTTTTCATGCCCTGCACTACGATGAGGAAAGCGATGACGAAATCACAACCTCAGAACTGGACGTTTTCCTCGGGCAAAATTACATTGTCACCATTCACAAAACCGCTCTAGCGGCTGTAGGCAAAGTCGCCAAACGCTGCCTGCAGCAGAACATGCTGATGGATCGCGGTCCCGATTACCTCCTCTACTCCATTATTGACAATATTGTTGATGACTACTTTCCGATCGTGGAGCGGATCGGTGAGCGGATTGATGAGCTGGAAGATGAGATCTATGTGAACCCGGCCCGGGAGGTATCGGATGAGATTCTGGCCTTAAAACGGACGATCCTTCTCTTACGGAAAGTCATCCTACCGCAGAAACGCATCTTTGCCAACGTTGGTGGCCGTTACTCCTTTGAAATTCGTCCTGAGAACCAACCCTTTTACATGGACCTGGTTGATCACCTGGAGCGGATTACTGACACCACAGACACGTATCGGGATCTGGTCAACAACACCCTGGACTCGTTCTTCTCCGTGCTTTCCAACCAGACCAATGAAGTTATCCGCGTTCTGACTCTGGCTTCAACGATTATGATGCCTCTGACCTTAATCGCCAGTGTGTTTGGGATGAATGTGCCGATCCCCTATCAGGACCACCCGATGGAGTTCTGGGCTATTTTGGGCGGAATGTTCGCCATGTCGGGCGGCATGATTGTCCTGTTTAAACGCAAGCGGTGGATTTAG